The following are encoded together in the Nocardioides thalensis genome:
- a CDS encoding CTP synthase: MAPGSATTKHLFVTGGVASSLGKGLTASSLGRLLRSRGLRVTMQKLDPYLNVDPGTMNPFQHGEVFVTNDGAETDLDIGHYERFLDADLSGHANVTTGQVYSNVIAKERRGDYLGETVQVIPHITNEIVDRILAMHGPEVDVVITEVGGTVGDIESLPFLEAARQVRQRIGRDNVFFVHVSLVPYIGPSQELKTKPTQHSVAALRQIGLQPDAVVCRADRELPQGIKSKIALMCDVDEDAVVTAADAPSIYDIPKVLHREGLDAYVVRKLDLPFRDVDWSVWDDLLRRVHHPKEEVTVALVGKYIDLPDAYLSVAEALKAGGFAQESKVNIRWIPSDECETPAGAAKQLSDVDAVCVPGGFGIRGLEGKLGALTYARTHGIPALGLCLGLQCMVIEYSRSVLGLEKAGSTEFDPDTPEPVIATIEEQKSYVEGAGDLGGTMRLGAQPADLVRGSVVAETYGATRVEERHRHRYEVNNDYVEQLTTAGLVFSGTNPDNGLVEFVELPRDVHPYYVGTQAHPELKSRPTRPHPLFSGLIGAALSRQKELRFPIEVPIDESVQDQVSIERVDAE, from the coding sequence ATGGCTCCGGGTTCGGCTACGACCAAGCACTTGTTCGTCACCGGGGGCGTCGCCTCCTCTCTGGGCAAGGGCCTCACGGCATCGAGCCTCGGCCGGCTGCTCCGGTCGCGCGGGCTGCGGGTCACCATGCAGAAGCTCGATCCCTACCTGAACGTCGACCCGGGGACGATGAATCCGTTCCAGCACGGCGAGGTCTTCGTGACCAACGACGGCGCCGAGACCGACCTCGACATCGGCCACTACGAGCGGTTCCTCGACGCCGACCTGTCGGGCCACGCGAACGTGACGACCGGTCAGGTCTACTCCAACGTGATCGCCAAGGAGCGCCGCGGCGACTACCTCGGCGAGACGGTCCAGGTGATCCCCCACATCACCAACGAGATCGTCGACCGGATCCTCGCGATGCACGGGCCCGAGGTCGACGTCGTGATCACCGAGGTCGGCGGCACCGTCGGTGACATCGAGTCCCTGCCCTTCCTGGAGGCCGCGCGCCAGGTGCGCCAGCGCATCGGCCGCGACAACGTCTTCTTCGTCCACGTCTCGCTCGTGCCGTACATCGGCCCGTCCCAGGAGCTGAAGACCAAGCCGACCCAGCACTCGGTCGCCGCGCTCCGCCAGATCGGTCTCCAGCCCGACGCGGTCGTCTGCCGCGCCGACCGGGAGCTGCCGCAGGGCATCAAGTCGAAGATCGCCCTGATGTGCGACGTCGACGAGGACGCCGTCGTGACCGCCGCCGACGCGCCCTCGATCTACGACATCCCGAAGGTGCTGCACCGCGAGGGCCTCGACGCCTACGTCGTCCGCAAGCTCGACCTGCCGTTCCGCGACGTCGACTGGTCGGTGTGGGACGACCTGCTCCGCCGGGTCCACCACCCCAAGGAGGAGGTCACCGTCGCGCTGGTCGGAAAGTACATCGACCTGCCCGACGCCTACCTCTCGGTCGCCGAGGCGCTGAAGGCGGGCGGCTTCGCGCAGGAGTCGAAGGTCAACATCCGCTGGATCCCGTCCGACGAGTGCGAGACGCCGGCCGGAGCGGCCAAGCAGCTCTCCGACGTCGACGCGGTCTGCGTGCCGGGTGGGTTCGGCATCCGCGGCCTCGAGGGCAAGCTCGGCGCGCTCACCTACGCCCGCACCCACGGCATCCCGGCGCTCGGGCTGTGCCTCGGCCTCCAGTGCATGGTCATCGAGTACAGCCGCTCCGTCCTCGGCCTGGAGAAGGCGGGATCGACCGAGTTCGACCCCGACACGCCCGAGCCGGTGATCGCCACGATCGAGGAGCAGAAGTCCTACGTCGAGGGCGCGGGCGACCTCGGCGGCACCATGCGCCTGGGCGCGCAGCCCGCGGACCTAGTCCGCGGCAGCGTCGTCGCGGAGACCTACGGCGCCACCCGGGTCGAGGAGCGGCACCGCCACCGCTACGAGGTCAACAACGACTACGTCGAGCAGCTCACGACCGCCGGCCTGGTCTTCTCGGGCACCAACCCCGACAACGGGCTGGTCGAGTTCGTCGAGCTCCCGCGCGACGTGCACCCGTACTACGTCGGCACCCAGGCGCACCCCGAGCTCAAGTCGCGCCCGACCCGGCCGCACCCGCTGTTCTCCGGGCTGATCGGCGCCGCCCTCA
- the recN gene encoding DNA repair protein RecN: MIEEIRISSLGVIDSSTLELGPGLTVITGETGAGKTMVVTALGLLLGGRADSGAVRAGAKQARVEGVVDASDIDGLVDAVDEAGGEVEDGRVVLARNVSAEGRSRAYVGGAGVPVTTLSELAEPLVAVHGQSDQHRLLKPQTQRRALDRFGADGIDPLLESYRALHGELVATERELAEVTASARERAREADLLRFGVGEVEAVAPQPGEDAELASEEARLGHADTLRTAAEQAREALSSEQGQPDALGAVSAARGLLEGVREHDAEAGELADRVAEITYLLSDVAADVASYAARIDTDPTRLAAVSERRAALTGLTRKYGETVDEVLAWMEQSSARLLELDSTDDRIQHLAAESARLRAELADVAADLSAARTSAADKLATAVTEELSLLAMPHASMTVSVTQREAPAPEDPDRPEPDVLLVGDRWLRFGRSGIDDVELLLAANTGSEPRPLGKGASGGELSRVMLAVEVCLAGTSPVPTFVFDEVDAGVGGAAAVEIGRRLAELARSAQVLVVTHLPQVAAYADRHVVVEKASDGTITSSGLTTLDDAGRERELSRMLAGMAESDTALAHARELLEVARRRD; the protein is encoded by the coding sequence GTGATCGAGGAGATCCGCATCAGCTCGCTCGGGGTGATCGACTCCTCGACGCTCGAGCTCGGGCCCGGCCTGACGGTGATCACCGGCGAGACCGGCGCCGGCAAGACCATGGTCGTGACCGCGCTCGGGCTGTTGCTCGGCGGCCGCGCCGACAGCGGCGCCGTACGAGCGGGAGCCAAGCAGGCACGGGTCGAGGGCGTCGTCGACGCCTCCGACATCGACGGACTGGTCGATGCCGTCGACGAGGCCGGGGGAGAGGTCGAGGACGGCCGGGTCGTGCTCGCCCGCAACGTCAGCGCCGAGGGCCGGTCCCGTGCCTACGTGGGTGGCGCCGGCGTCCCGGTCACGACCCTGTCCGAGCTCGCCGAGCCGCTCGTCGCCGTCCACGGTCAGTCCGACCAGCACCGGCTGCTCAAGCCGCAGACCCAGCGCCGTGCCCTCGACCGGTTCGGCGCCGACGGGATCGACCCGCTGCTCGAGAGCTACCGCGCGCTCCACGGCGAGCTCGTCGCGACCGAGCGCGAGCTGGCCGAGGTGACCGCCAGTGCCCGGGAGCGCGCCCGCGAGGCCGACCTGCTGCGCTTCGGCGTCGGCGAGGTCGAGGCCGTCGCGCCCCAGCCCGGCGAGGACGCGGAGCTCGCGTCCGAGGAGGCACGGCTCGGGCACGCCGACACCCTGCGCACGGCCGCCGAGCAGGCCCGCGAGGCGCTCTCGAGCGAGCAGGGCCAGCCCGACGCCCTCGGCGCCGTCTCCGCGGCGCGCGGGCTGCTGGAGGGCGTCCGCGAGCACGACGCCGAGGCCGGCGAGCTCGCCGACCGGGTCGCCGAGATCACCTACCTGCTCTCCGACGTCGCCGCCGACGTCGCGTCCTACGCCGCGCGCATCGACACCGACCCGACCCGTCTCGCGGCCGTGTCGGAGCGGCGTGCCGCCCTCACCGGCCTCACCCGCAAGTACGGCGAGACGGTCGACGAGGTGCTCGCCTGGATGGAGCAGTCCTCCGCCCGTCTGCTCGAGCTCGACTCGACCGACGACCGCATCCAGCACCTCGCGGCGGAGAGCGCCCGCCTCCGGGCCGAGCTCGCTGACGTGGCCGCCGACCTGAGCGCGGCGCGCACGAGCGCCGCCGACAAGCTGGCGACCGCCGTGACCGAGGAGCTCAGCCTTCTCGCGATGCCGCACGCGAGCATGACCGTCTCCGTGACGCAGCGCGAGGCGCCCGCGCCGGAGGATCCCGACCGCCCCGAGCCCGACGTGCTCCTCGTGGGCGACCGTTGGCTCCGCTTCGGTCGCTCGGGCATCGACGACGTCGAGCTCCTGCTCGCGGCCAACACGGGTTCCGAGCCCCGGCCCCTCGGCAAGGGCGCCTCGGGCGGCGAGCTTTCCCGGGTGATGCTCGCCGTCGAGGTGTGCCTCGCCGGCACCAGCCCCGTGCCGACGTTCGTCTTCGACGAGGTCGACGCCGGGGTCGGCGGCGCGGCGGCGGTCGAGATCGGCCGCCGTCTCGCCGAGCTCGCCCGCTCCGCGCAGGTGCTCGTGGTGACGCACCTCCCGCAGGTCGCGGCGTACGCCGACCGCCACGTCGTCGTCGAGAAGGCGAGCGACGGCACGATCACCAGCTCCGGGCTCACGACGCTCGACGACGCGGGCCGCGAGCGCGAGCTGTCCCGGATGCTGGCGGGCATGGCCGAGTCCGACACGGCGCTCGCCCACGCGAGGGAGCTGCTGGAGGTCGCGCGCAGGCGCGACTGA
- a CDS encoding NAD kinase: MTEPAAARAVDDVRRVLVLAHIGRDAARDVARSFVKELTGHGIVVRLLRNEADALGLDPAGYAPAIELTDSETDASHGCELTVVIGGDGSILRAVELTHERLTPVLGVNLGHVGFLAEAEVEDVANTIDAIVAQRYTTEDRLTLDVRAYHDGELVYSTFALNEASVEKAARERMLEVVVEIDARPLSRWGCDGVVCATPTGSTAYNFSAGGPVVWPQVEALCVVPLSAHALFARPMVVAPSSVIAIEVLAGSEGSGVLWCDGRRSVDLPPGARIEVSRGARPVRLVRLHQAPFTDRLVAKFDLSVEGWRGAGEQRRLRQ, from the coding sequence ATGACCGAGCCTGCCGCAGCCCGCGCCGTCGACGACGTGCGCCGCGTGCTGGTGCTCGCGCACATCGGCCGCGACGCTGCCCGCGACGTGGCGCGGTCGTTCGTGAAGGAGCTCACCGGCCACGGCATCGTCGTGCGGCTCCTGCGCAACGAGGCCGACGCGCTCGGGCTCGACCCCGCCGGCTACGCCCCCGCGATCGAGCTCACCGACTCCGAGACCGACGCCAGTCACGGCTGCGAGCTCACCGTGGTGATCGGCGGCGACGGCAGCATCCTGCGCGCGGTCGAGCTCACGCATGAGCGTCTGACCCCGGTGCTGGGCGTCAACCTCGGTCATGTGGGCTTCCTGGCCGAGGCCGAGGTCGAGGACGTCGCCAACACGATCGACGCGATCGTCGCGCAGCGCTACACCACCGAGGACCGGCTCACCCTCGACGTGCGGGCCTATCACGACGGCGAGCTTGTCTACTCGACGTTCGCTCTCAACGAGGCGAGCGTCGAGAAGGCCGCCCGGGAGCGGATGCTCGAGGTCGTCGTCGAGATCGACGCGCGACCGCTGTCGCGGTGGGGCTGTGACGGGGTCGTGTGCGCGACGCCGACGGGCTCGACCGCCTACAACTTCAGCGCCGGCGGCCCGGTCGTCTGGCCGCAGGTCGAGGCTCTCTGCGTCGTGCCGCTGAGCGCCCACGCGCTGTTCGCGCGGCCGATGGTGGTCGCGCCGTCGTCGGTCATCGCGATCGAGGTGCTCGCCGGCAGCGAGGGCTCCGGGGTGCTCTGGTGCGACGGCCGGCGCAGCGTCGACCTGCCGCCCGGCGCGCGGATCGAGGTCAGCCGCGGCGCCCGGCCGGTCCGCCTGGTCCGGCTGCACCAAGCCCCGTTCACCGACCGACTGGTCGCCAAGTTCGACCTGTCGGTCGAGGGCTGGCGTGGCGCCGGCGAGCAGCGGAGGCTCCGGCAGTGA
- a CDS encoding TlyA family RNA methyltransferase, whose amino-acid sequence MPPRRLRLDAELVRRGLAPSRERAARLIADGRVKVGGAVASKPATGVTTDVAIVVSEAEDGPDYVSRGAHKLVGALAAFGPLGLEVRGRRCLDAGASTGGFTDVLLREGASEVVAVDVGYGQLDWSIRQHERVRVHDRTNVRTLTPEQIGGPVDLVVGDLSFISLVLVLDALLGVTRDDGDLALMVKPQFEVGKDRIGKGGVVRDPELRAETVLAVAHAAAERGWGARAVTVSPLPGPSGNVEFFLWLRRGPATVGDEEVAAVVRRGVATDAGRDGGG is encoded by the coding sequence ATGCCCCCTCGAAGGCTGCGGCTCGACGCCGAGCTGGTCCGCCGCGGCCTCGCGCCCTCGCGGGAGCGTGCCGCGCGGCTGATCGCCGACGGCAGGGTCAAGGTGGGTGGCGCGGTGGCGTCCAAACCCGCAACCGGCGTCACGACTGACGTCGCGATCGTCGTCAGCGAGGCCGAGGACGGCCCCGACTACGTGTCGCGCGGCGCCCACAAGCTGGTGGGCGCCCTCGCCGCCTTCGGCCCGCTCGGCCTGGAGGTGCGTGGCCGCCGCTGCCTGGACGCCGGGGCGTCCACGGGTGGCTTCACCGACGTCCTGCTCCGCGAGGGCGCGTCCGAGGTCGTGGCCGTCGACGTGGGCTACGGCCAGCTCGACTGGTCGATCCGCCAGCACGAGCGGGTCCGCGTCCACGACCGCACCAACGTGCGGACCCTGACGCCGGAGCAGATCGGCGGTCCGGTCGACCTGGTCGTCGGGGACCTGTCGTTCATCTCGCTGGTCCTCGTCCTCGACGCCCTGCTCGGCGTGACGCGGGACGACGGCGACCTCGCGCTGATGGTCAAGCCGCAGTTCGAGGTCGGCAAGGACCGGATCGGGAAGGGTGGTGTCGTCCGGGACCCCGAGCTCCGCGCGGAGACCGTGCTGGCGGTCGCGCACGCCGCGGCCGAGCGCGGCTGGGGAGCCCGGGCCGTCACCGTCAGCCCGCTCCCCGGGCCGTCCGGGAACGTCGAGTTCTTCCTGTGGCTGCGTCGCGGCCCGGCGACCGTCGGCGACGAGGAGGTCGCAGCCGTCGTACGGCGAGGCGTCGCGACTGACGCGGGTCGTGACGGCGGGGGATGA
- a CDS encoding HAD-IIA family hydrolase → MDRYDLVMLDLDGVVYVGPEAVPGAADQLAAVRDAGTAVAFITNNAARTPDRVAEHLTDLGIAASRDDVVTSAQAAARLLLDRFGPRAPVAALGGPGLHAALVEAGLRPVGPEDDAVAAVTGYGPEVLWRDIMRVAVRIRDGLPWVASNGDLTIPTPFGVAPGHGVLVETISRFSGVSPTVAGKPERPLLDETVRRVGGDRPLMVGDRLDTDIEGARRAGTDSLLVLTGVTRLRELVEARPEERPTYVARDLGGLFTAHQSPRAVGDGWELGGWRGSVVDGRLEVAGTGGPDDWWRVAATASWAHRDATGDTADTAGVGVPDPRTAGR, encoded by the coding sequence GTGGACCGCTACGACCTCGTGATGCTCGACCTCGACGGCGTGGTCTACGTCGGGCCCGAGGCCGTGCCCGGCGCCGCGGACCAGCTGGCCGCCGTGCGCGACGCGGGCACCGCGGTCGCGTTCATCACCAACAACGCGGCGCGGACCCCCGACCGCGTCGCCGAGCACCTGACCGACCTCGGGATCGCGGCATCGAGGGACGACGTGGTGACGTCGGCCCAGGCTGCCGCGCGGCTGCTCCTCGACCGGTTCGGCCCGCGGGCGCCGGTGGCGGCGCTCGGGGGCCCGGGCCTGCATGCGGCGCTGGTCGAGGCCGGGCTGCGCCCGGTCGGTCCGGAGGACGACGCTGTGGCAGCGGTGACGGGCTACGGGCCCGAGGTGCTGTGGCGCGACATCATGCGGGTCGCCGTACGGATCCGCGACGGCCTCCCGTGGGTCGCGAGCAACGGCGACCTGACGATCCCGACCCCGTTCGGCGTGGCGCCCGGGCACGGCGTCCTCGTCGAGACGATCAGCCGCTTCAGCGGGGTGAGCCCGACGGTCGCCGGCAAGCCGGAGCGGCCGTTGCTCGACGAGACCGTGCGCCGCGTCGGCGGCGACCGCCCGCTCATGGTCGGCGACCGGCTCGACACCGACATCGAGGGCGCCCGCCGGGCCGGCACCGACTCGCTCCTGGTCCTCACCGGCGTCACGCGGCTGCGCGAGCTCGTCGAGGCCCGGCCGGAGGAGCGTCCGACGTACGTCGCCCGCGACCTCGGCGGCCTCTTCACCGCGCACCAGTCGCCCCGTGCCGTGGGGGACGGGTGGGAGCTGGGCGGGTGGCGGGGCTCCGTCGTCGACGGCCGGCTCGAGGTGGCGGGGACCGGTGGCCCGGACGACTGGTGGCGGGTCGCGGCGACCGCCTCGTGGGCCCACCGCGACGCGACCGGCGACACCGCCGACACCGCGGGCGTGGGGGTGCCCGATCCGCGCACCGCGGGGCGGTAG
- a CDS encoding DUF1015 family protein — MDSHTVVPPPYIAGPLRLEPFRALRLVPARIGDPSTGRAFARPYKDVANRLSRWQGRGLLVRDEEPALYLHEYSSAGISVRGIVGALDVSTRATRPEDRAVLPHEGIHPAQADDLADRMAEMQLNPAPILLVHRATDAARTALAGVAAQPPDHQFTDRSEQQHRIWAIRDRDLLRLIAGELATSRALIADGHHRYAAYLRLQRRRPGGPCDRGLAMLVDQGDTPLFLGAIHRSLVGTSLDDLRVAVESVGMSYGERDRNEAVAALASTQLAATDGRRWATVGLETGDRAAVEVLHAHIVPALPHGPSAVGFHHSVDEALAQATPGKVTAVLMPAPSFDLVRAIAEADRLLPEKATSFQPKPSLGVFIRSLRDEDDAPS, encoded by the coding sequence ATGGACTCGCACACGGTCGTGCCGCCGCCGTACATCGCGGGCCCGTTGCGACTCGAGCCGTTCCGCGCGCTGCGGCTGGTCCCAGCCCGGATCGGCGATCCGTCCACCGGCCGGGCGTTCGCCCGTCCCTACAAGGACGTGGCCAACCGCCTGTCGCGTTGGCAGGGCCGGGGACTGCTGGTCCGCGACGAGGAGCCGGCGCTCTACCTGCACGAGTACTCCTCAGCGGGGATCAGCGTGCGCGGGATCGTGGGAGCCCTGGACGTGTCGACCCGCGCCACCCGTCCCGAGGACCGCGCGGTGCTGCCCCACGAGGGCATCCATCCCGCGCAGGCCGACGACCTGGCCGACCGGATGGCCGAGATGCAGCTCAATCCCGCGCCGATCCTGCTCGTGCACCGGGCGACCGACGCCGCCCGCACGGCCCTGGCGGGTGTCGCCGCCCAACCCCCCGACCACCAGTTCACCGACCGGTCCGAGCAGCAGCACCGGATCTGGGCGATCCGCGACCGCGACCTGCTCCGTCTGATCGCCGGCGAGCTCGCGACATCGCGCGCGCTCATCGCCGACGGTCACCACCGCTACGCGGCCTACCTCCGGCTGCAGCGGCGCCGTCCGGGTGGGCCGTGCGACCGCGGCCTGGCCATGCTGGTCGACCAGGGCGACACTCCCCTGTTCCTCGGCGCGATCCACCGCAGCCTCGTCGGGACGTCGCTCGACGACCTCCGGGTCGCCGTCGAGAGCGTCGGCATGTCCTACGGCGAGCGCGACCGCAACGAGGCCGTCGCCGCGCTCGCGTCGACCCAGCTGGCCGCCACCGACGGGCGTCGGTGGGCGACGGTCGGGCTCGAGACCGGCGACCGTGCGGCGGTCGAGGTCCTGCACGCGCACATCGTGCCCGCCCTCCCGCACGGTCCCTCGGCCGTCGGCTTCCACCACTCCGTCGACGAGGCCCTGGCACAGGCGACCCCGGGGAAGGTCACCGCCGTGCTGATGCCGGCACCGTCGTTCGACCTCGTGCGCGCGATCGCCGAGGCCGACCGGCTGCTGCCCGAGAAGGCGACGTCGTTCCAGCCCAAGCCGAGCCTCGGCGTCTTCATCCGCTCGCTGCGCGACGAAGACGACGCGCCGAGCTGA
- a CDS encoding single-stranded DNA-binding protein produces the protein MSTKDRDKRDQSSKDQSSKDKSSTARASEEPACNEVRLQGRVSGTPEVRELPSGDALVLVRVVVARVPVRPRADGRRSPSVDVIDCAAWDGRARRAIASWQEGDEVALVGALRRRFFRAGGQTASRVEVEVSSARRLRRAASG, from the coding sequence ATGAGCACGAAGGACAGGGACAAGAGGGACCAGTCGAGCAAAGACCAGTCGAGCAAGGACAAGTCGAGCACGGCCAGGGCGTCGGAGGAGCCGGCCTGCAACGAGGTGCGGCTCCAGGGCCGGGTGTCGGGGACTCCCGAGGTGCGCGAGCTGCCGAGCGGCGACGCGCTGGTCCTGGTGCGCGTGGTGGTCGCGCGGGTTCCGGTGCGGCCCCGGGCTGACGGGAGACGCTCGCCATCGGTCGACGTGATCGACTGCGCTGCCTGGGACGGCCGCGCTCGCCGGGCGATCGCCTCGTGGCAGGAGGGCGACGAGGTCGCCCTGGTGGGGGCGCTGCGGCGGAGGTTCTTCCGCGCCGGCGGACAGACCGCCTCCCGGGTGGAGGTCGAGGTCAGCTCGGCGCGTCGTCTTCGTCGCGCAGCGAGCGGATGA